CAGGAAGGCAAGCGCCTGGCCTTCATCGTGATGCCGCTGCGCACCGACCAGATCACGCTGGGCGTGCTGGCCGCGCAGCGCGAGGTCGAGGGCATGGCCCGTCTCTCGGACGACCAGCGCCTGCTGACCATGGTGGCCACGCTGCTGGCTCAGTCGCTGGCCCTGCACCGCTCGGTGGCCGCCGAGCATGCCCGGCTGCAGCTGGAGACCACCCGGCTGCAGAAGGCGCTGAGCCAGGAGGCGCCGCGCCGGCGCTACTCGCTGGACAACGTGGTGGGCCACAGCAAGACCATGCAGCGCGTGTTCGCCGAGGTGCACCAGGCCGCACCCTCGCGCTCCACCGTGCTGCTGCGGGGCGAATCGGGCACCGGCAAGGAGGAGATCGCCCGCGCGATCCACTACCTCAGCCCGCGCAAGGAGGCCCCCTTCATCAAGGTCAACTGCGCGGCCCTGACCGAGTCGCTGCTGGAGTCCGAGCTCTTCGGCCACGAGAAGGGCGCCTTCACCGGCGCGGTGGGCGAGCGCAAGGGCCGCTTCGAGCTGGCCCACGGCGGCACGCTCTTCCTGGACGAGGTGGGCGACATCTCCCCGGGCTTCCAGGCCAAGCTGCTGCGGGTGCTGCAGGAGCGCGAGTTCGAGCGGGTGGGCGGCAGCCGGCCGGTCAAGGTGGACGTGCGGCTGATCTGCGCCACCAACCGCGACCTGGAGCGCATGGTGCAGCGCGGCGAGTACCGCGCCGACCTGTACTACCGCATCAACGTGGTCAGCATCTTCCTGCCGCCGCTGCGCGAGCGGCGCGACGACATCCCGCCGCTGGTGGCCCACTTCCTGGACCGCTACAACAAGGAAAACCACCGCCACCTGAAGGTCACGCCCGAGGCCATGCAGGTGCTGTCCAACTGCTACTGGCCGGGCAATGTGCGCGAGCTGCAGAACTGCATCGA
This sequence is a window from Ideonella dechloratans. Protein-coding genes within it:
- the nifA gene encoding nif-specific transcriptional activator NifA, which translates into the protein MISRIAQERSHLELSTIYEVCRILGDSLDIQRTFRAALNTLAAQLGLTRAMIVLADADPEGDEGRLTVHSAVGLSREQVERGHWTEGEGVIGRVYESGLPVVVTNVQDSAEFIDRTGAFGPQEGKRLAFIVMPLRTDQITLGVLAAQREVEGMARLSDDQRLLTMVATLLAQSLALHRSVAAEHARLQLETTRLQKALSQEAPRRRYSLDNVVGHSKTMQRVFAEVHQAAPSRSTVLLRGESGTGKEEIARAIHYLSPRKEAPFIKVNCAALTESLLESELFGHEKGAFTGAVGERKGRFELAHGGTLFLDEVGDISPGFQAKLLRVLQEREFERVGGSRPVKVDVRLICATNRDLERMVQRGEYRADLYYRINVVSIFLPPLRERRDDIPPLVAHFLDRYNKENHRHLKVTPEAMQVLSNCYWPGNVRELQNCIERTATMVHGEAIRDLAFPCKSNRCLTQTLHHMEKEDAVAPVSSTITVNKVQRPDGSSIPVDSRRAPAAAGHGDAFFDDEDDEDTVVRIGPTERLTDASVLPPRQFGAEPPQGERERLIWAMEQCGWVQAKAARLLKVTPRQLGYALQKHRIEVRKL